In Streptomyces sclerotialus, one genomic interval encodes:
- a CDS encoding ATP-grasp domain-containing protein — translation MHIAFVDSNPAALDAIRRAKEEGHRVTFLQATEPWYPPTEQNLAVVHSADTLIDRVTTTDAEAVTRALAASHAADPIDAVITQHEMCAEAVAAACRTLGLRGTAPEGVFTARRKDLCRAALEKARLASARYALAGTAEEALAAAERIGYPAVLKPPSGADSLLAYVAQDAAQAAEACTGILEGLDSLPENWRGQFRRGILVEELLTGTLVSVELGARDGEFFPFCVTGRFRWAKDEVVELGSYIPANLPEDLAGRCVAYAIEVCRAIGLDLGVFHLEIMVTERGPVLVEANPRVMGGALPTIYRHATGTNIYDSLLRILDPEADVRPPAGTEGCTGGRKVMPVHGGTLAPTASVDWIADEPGVLQVVGFDDYATGPGRTVQAGQVVARFILRDTDHAAVVRGAERILRRLEQELGLELMIGEKD, via the coding sequence ATGCACATTGCGTTCGTCGACTCCAACCCCGCAGCGCTGGATGCCATCCGGCGCGCCAAGGAGGAAGGCCATCGCGTCACCTTCCTCCAGGCCACCGAACCGTGGTACCCGCCCACGGAACAGAACCTCGCGGTCGTCCACTCCGCCGACACCCTGATCGACCGGGTGACGACCACCGACGCCGAAGCCGTCACGCGCGCGCTCGCCGCCAGCCACGCCGCCGACCCGATCGATGCCGTCATCACCCAGCACGAGATGTGCGCCGAGGCGGTGGCCGCCGCCTGCCGCACCCTGGGGCTGCGCGGCACCGCACCCGAGGGAGTCTTCACGGCCCGCCGCAAGGACCTGTGCCGGGCCGCACTGGAGAAGGCGCGCCTGGCGTCCGCGCGCTACGCCCTGGCCGGGACGGCCGAGGAAGCGCTGGCCGCCGCGGAACGGATCGGCTACCCCGCGGTGCTCAAGCCCCCGTCCGGCGCTGACAGCCTGCTGGCGTACGTGGCGCAGGACGCCGCGCAGGCCGCCGAGGCCTGCACCGGCATCCTGGAGGGCCTCGACTCCCTGCCGGAGAACTGGCGGGGACAGTTCCGCCGCGGCATCCTCGTCGAGGAACTGCTGACGGGCACCCTCGTCTCGGTCGAACTCGGCGCGCGCGACGGCGAGTTCTTCCCGTTCTGCGTCACCGGCCGGTTCCGCTGGGCCAAGGACGAGGTCGTCGAACTCGGCTCCTACATCCCCGCGAACCTCCCGGAGGACCTGGCCGGCCGCTGCGTGGCGTACGCCATCGAGGTGTGCCGGGCGATCGGCCTGGACCTGGGCGTGTTCCACCTGGAGATCATGGTCACCGAGCGGGGACCGGTACTGGTGGAGGCCAACCCCCGGGTGATGGGCGGTGCGCTGCCCACCATCTACCGCCACGCCACCGGAACCAACATCTACGACAGCCTGCTGCGCATCCTCGACCCGGAAGCGGACGTGCGCCCGCCCGCCGGTACCGAGGGCTGCACCGGCGGACGCAAGGTGATGCCCGTGCACGGCGGCACCCTCGCACCCACGGCGTCCGTGGACTGGATCGCCGACGAACCCGGAGTGCTGCAGGTCGTCGGCTTCGACGACTACGCGACGGGCCCCGGCCGCACCGTACAGGCCGGGCAGGTGGTGGCCCGCTTCATCCTCCGCGACACCGACCACGCGGCGGTCGTACGCGGCGCGGAGCGGATCCTGCGCAGGCTGGAGCAGGAACTCGGCCTGGAACTCATGATCGGCGAGAAGGACTGA
- the lysA gene encoding diaminopimelate decarboxylase: MAESPHPTAGTAPVPARPFPGALDGPRLAGLAAEFGTPLWAYDAGTVRAQIARLRRFDVIRYAQKACSNIHILRLMREEGVLVDAVSLGEVERALAAGYEVGGAGDPIVFTADLLDRPTLRRVAELGVPVNAGSPQMLEQIGTVAPGHPVWIRINPGFGHGHSRKTNTGGEHSKHGIWHEHLAESLALVDRYGLELIGLHMHIGSGVDYGHLEAVCETMVKQARLAGRDIHAISAGGGLSVPYAPGDPEIDTDRYFALWDSARRELQSELGHPVRLEIEPGRFLVAGSGVLVSEVRARKPMGSNHFVLADAGFNDLMRPAMYGAGHRVSVLASDGTVRGERPRETVLAGPLCESGDVFTQLATGEVEPVVLPDAEIGDLLVFHDTGAYGASMSSTYNSRPLIPEILADGDRTRLIRRRQTVAELLALEEATAGTEE; the protein is encoded by the coding sequence ATGGCCGAATCTCCGCACCCGACGGCCGGGACCGCTCCGGTGCCCGCCCGGCCCTTCCCCGGAGCGCTCGACGGCCCCCGCCTGGCCGGCCTCGCCGCCGAGTTCGGCACCCCGCTGTGGGCGTACGACGCCGGCACCGTGCGCGCGCAGATCGCCCGGCTGCGCCGCTTCGACGTCATCCGGTACGCCCAGAAGGCCTGCTCCAACATCCACATCCTGCGCCTGATGCGGGAGGAGGGCGTCCTCGTCGACGCGGTGTCCCTCGGCGAGGTCGAGCGGGCGCTGGCCGCCGGCTACGAGGTGGGCGGCGCCGGCGACCCCATCGTGTTCACCGCCGACCTGCTCGACCGGCCCACCCTGCGCCGCGTGGCGGAGCTCGGCGTACCTGTGAACGCGGGCTCGCCGCAGATGCTGGAGCAGATCGGCACGGTGGCGCCCGGCCACCCCGTGTGGATCCGCATCAACCCCGGCTTCGGCCACGGCCACAGCCGCAAGACGAACACCGGCGGCGAACACAGCAAGCACGGAATCTGGCACGAGCACCTCGCCGAGAGCCTGGCCCTGGTCGACCGCTATGGCCTGGAGCTGATCGGCCTGCACATGCACATCGGCTCCGGGGTGGACTACGGGCACCTGGAAGCCGTGTGCGAGACGATGGTCAAGCAGGCCCGCCTCGCCGGCCGGGACATCCACGCCATCTCGGCGGGCGGCGGCCTCTCGGTGCCGTACGCGCCGGGTGACCCCGAGATCGACACCGACCGGTACTTCGCGCTGTGGGACTCCGCGCGCCGGGAACTGCAGTCCGAGCTGGGCCACCCGGTACGCCTGGAGATCGAGCCGGGACGCTTCCTCGTCGCCGGCTCCGGTGTGCTGGTCAGCGAGGTACGGGCCCGCAAGCCGATGGGCAGCAATCACTTCGTGCTGGCCGACGCGGGCTTCAACGACCTGATGCGGCCCGCGATGTACGGCGCCGGGCACCGCGTGTCCGTACTGGCGTCCGACGGCACCGTACGCGGCGAGCGGCCCCGGGAAACCGTGCTGGCCGGTCCGCTGTGCGAGTCCGGTGACGTGTTCACCCAGCTGGCCACGGGAGAGGTGGAGCCGGTGGTCCTCCCGGACGCCGAGATCGGCGACCTGCTGGTCTTCCACGACACCGGCGCCTACGGCGCGAGCATGTCCTCCACCTACAACTCGCGCCCCCTCATCCCGGAAATCCTCGCGGACGGCGACCGCACCCGGCTCATCCGCCGCCGCCAGACGGTGGCCGAACTCCTGGCCCTGGAGGAGGCCACGGCCGGAACGGAGGAGTGA
- a CDS encoding DUF1838 family protein, whose product MTTPAELLRSFARTRASLDGEEVTYWWSGDVYSWAPDEPYQRVFGFEGLNVARLVQDAEDGPDTYRLLTREAAFYLDPVTREILETWQDLPVVHVWNDPANQKWRPFPIPTTDLGDKISFNLEIPLAYPSPLPVAQYPVHSADDTYKALELFQFFADAADLAGPAPSVPATMSWTRMSPWLPWMARGQRPGGLTYHCRGRKLGSYAEVPERTRAYIAAHQPKFAQAPERWSEPNETSWTYFRKLNPPE is encoded by the coding sequence ATGACGACCCCCGCAGAGCTGCTCCGCTCCTTCGCCCGCACCCGCGCCTCGCTGGACGGTGAGGAGGTCACGTACTGGTGGTCCGGGGACGTGTACTCCTGGGCCCCCGACGAGCCCTACCAGCGCGTATTCGGCTTCGAAGGGCTCAACGTCGCCCGCCTCGTCCAGGATGCCGAGGACGGCCCGGACACCTACCGACTGCTCACCCGCGAAGCCGCCTTCTACCTCGACCCCGTTACGCGCGAGATCCTGGAGACCTGGCAGGACCTGCCGGTGGTGCACGTCTGGAACGATCCGGCGAACCAGAAGTGGCGTCCCTTCCCGATCCCGACGACCGACCTCGGCGACAAGATCAGCTTCAACCTGGAGATCCCGCTCGCCTATCCCTCTCCGCTGCCGGTGGCCCAGTACCCCGTTCACTCGGCCGACGACACGTACAAGGCCCTGGAGCTCTTCCAGTTCTTCGCCGACGCCGCCGACCTGGCCGGCCCGGCGCCCAGCGTCCCGGCCACCATGTCGTGGACCCGGATGTCCCCGTGGCTTCCGTGGATGGCCCGCGGCCAGCGGCCCGGGGGCCTCACCTACCACTGCCGGGGCCGCAAGCTCGGCTCGTACGCCGAGGTTCCCGAGCGCACCCGTGCCTACATCGCCGCCCACCAACCGAAGTTCGCCCAGGCCCCGGAGAGGTGGAGCGAGCCGAACGAGACGAGCTGGACGTACTTCCGCAAGCTCAACCCGCCGGAGTAG
- a CDS encoding class I tRNA ligase family protein — protein MTDRRPAQRRSFLVTATPPTTNGDLHVGHLSGPYLGADVFTRAQRRLGHTALYASGGDDHQTYVVTTAQRLGLEPAALAARSHQEITATLAAAGIDIDAFTTPDDAYRDLVRDFFAGLHRAGKLVPRTWTFPYCAETGRYLLEAFATGHCPECLTATCGAICENCGHPNDVTSLLFATSTGAATAATEPREVEILVLPLEEYREQFTAFYAEHRATMRPHVLRFVDEMLSRPLPDFPVTYPADWGVPAGIDGFDGQVFNVWAEMLPGLIHMAETARAGRAPEQTPGVWDKDSGFELVQFLGYDNTFYFSFAHLGLALAHGGLVTPTAIVTNEFYHLDGAKFSTSRRHLIWARDLVAKHGADSVRFYLALGNPEHQPANFTEREFTDAVRTRLHEPLAAVCRALAPHTGQRIETSQDAAQPLERYRSRMRRAFTLETFSLRTAADATANLLALLAERAADDPGLAVQGLRELAAEAAPLMPGLCARVESRYAAAPGAVPDLADLLPGSD, from the coding sequence ATGACCGACCGCCGCCCGGCACAGCGCCGCAGCTTCCTCGTCACCGCCACCCCGCCGACCACCAACGGCGACCTGCACGTGGGCCACCTCTCCGGCCCCTACCTGGGTGCTGACGTCTTCACGCGCGCCCAGCGCCGGCTGGGCCACACGGCGCTCTACGCCTCCGGCGGCGACGACCACCAGACGTACGTGGTCACCACGGCCCAGCGCCTCGGCCTGGAGCCGGCGGCCCTCGCCGCCCGCTCCCACCAGGAGATCACCGCGACCCTGGCCGCGGCCGGCATCGACATCGACGCGTTCACCACGCCCGACGACGCCTACCGGGACCTCGTACGGGACTTCTTCGCCGGCCTGCACCGGGCCGGCAAGCTCGTGCCCCGCACCTGGACCTTCCCGTACTGCGCCGAGACCGGCCGCTACCTGCTGGAGGCGTTCGCCACCGGCCACTGCCCGGAGTGCCTGACCGCCACCTGCGGGGCGATCTGCGAGAACTGCGGGCACCCCAACGACGTCACCTCACTGCTCTTCGCCACCAGCACCGGCGCCGCCACCGCGGCCACCGAACCGCGGGAGGTGGAGATCCTGGTACTGCCGCTCGAGGAGTACCGCGAGCAGTTCACCGCCTTCTACGCGGAACACCGCGCCACGATGCGGCCCCATGTGCTGCGCTTCGTGGACGAGATGCTGTCCCGGCCGCTCCCGGACTTCCCCGTCACCTACCCCGCCGACTGGGGCGTGCCGGCAGGCATCGACGGCTTCGACGGCCAGGTGTTCAACGTATGGGCCGAGATGCTGCCCGGCCTGATCCACATGGCCGAGACGGCCCGCGCCGGCCGTGCCCCGGAGCAGACACCGGGCGTGTGGGACAAGGACTCCGGCTTCGAACTCGTCCAGTTCCTCGGCTACGACAACACCTTCTACTTCTCCTTCGCCCACCTCGGACTCGCCCTCGCGCACGGCGGTCTCGTCACGCCGACGGCGATCGTCACCAACGAGTTCTACCACCTGGACGGCGCCAAGTTCTCCACCAGCCGGCGGCACCTGATCTGGGCCCGGGACCTGGTCGCCAAGCACGGCGCCGACAGCGTCCGGTTCTACCTCGCACTGGGCAACCCCGAGCACCAGCCGGCCAACTTCACCGAGCGCGAGTTCACCGACGCGGTCCGCACCCGGCTGCACGAGCCGCTCGCCGCGGTGTGCCGGGCCCTGGCCCCGCACACCGGACAGCGCATCGAGACGTCCCAGGACGCGGCGCAGCCCCTGGAGCGCTACCGGAGCCGCATGCGCCGCGCGTTCACACTGGAGACGTTCTCGCTGCGCACGGCGGCGGACGCGACGGCCAACCTGCTGGCGCTCCTCGCCGAGCGGGCCGCCGACGACCCCGGCCTCGCGGTACAGGGCCTGCGCGAGCTCGCGGCCGAAGCCGCCCCGCTGATGCCCGGCCTGTGCGCACGCGTCGAGTCCCGGTACGCGGCGGCGCCCGGCGCGGTCCCGGACCTCGCGGACCTGCTCCCGGGATCGGACTGA
- a CDS encoding sulfite exporter TauE/SafE family protein, producing the protein MNTVTLWEFLALAAAAGLVGFSKTAVSGANTISLAVFAAVLPARESTGVLLPLLIAGDVLAVLTYRRHAHWPTLWRLFPAVAAGVVAGTLFMLWADDAAVRVSIGAILLFMAAVTMWRRRAAGDTGSGDTGSGEAGSGEAGGELERGAGPGLVRLKTRSYGVLGGFTTMVANAGGPVMSLYLISTGFKKLGFLGTSAWFFLIVNTSKLPFSAGLGLIDGQSLLLDAALVLFVLPGAYLGKRCVDRINQRLFEHLVIGATVLGGLQLLLR; encoded by the coding sequence ATGAACACTGTCACCCTCTGGGAATTCCTGGCGCTCGCCGCGGCCGCGGGCCTCGTCGGCTTCTCCAAGACCGCCGTCAGCGGAGCCAACACCATCAGCCTCGCGGTCTTCGCTGCCGTCCTGCCCGCCCGCGAATCCACCGGTGTACTGCTGCCCCTGCTCATCGCCGGGGACGTGCTGGCGGTACTCACCTACCGGCGTCACGCCCACTGGCCCACGCTGTGGCGGCTGTTCCCCGCGGTCGCCGCCGGTGTCGTGGCGGGCACGCTCTTCATGCTGTGGGCGGACGACGCGGCGGTGCGCGTGTCGATCGGAGCGATCCTCCTCTTCATGGCCGCGGTCACGATGTGGCGCAGGCGCGCCGCCGGCGACACGGGCTCCGGCGACACGGGCTCCGGCGAGGCAGGCTCCGGCGAGGCGGGGGGCGAGCTGGAGAGGGGAGCTGGGCCGGGCCTCGTCCGCCTGAAGACGCGCTCGTACGGTGTGCTCGGCGGCTTCACCACCATGGTGGCCAACGCGGGTGGCCCGGTGATGTCCCTCTACCTCATCTCCACGGGCTTCAAAAAGCTCGGTTTCCTCGGCACGTCGGCCTGGTTCTTCCTGATCGTCAACACCTCCAAGCTGCCCTTCAGCGCCGGCCTCGGCCTGATCGACGGCCAGTCACTGCTCCTGGACGCGGCCCTCGTGCTCTTCGTTCTCCCCGGCGCGTACCTCGGCAAGCGCTGCGTGGACCGGATCAATCAGCGACTGTTCGAACATCTGGTGATCGGCGCGACGGTACTCGGCGGCCTTCAACTGCTGCTGCGCTGA
- a CDS encoding cupin domain-containing protein — translation MSGIQIQRQAEAVVHEEYGCAFRRILPWQHTGPSDTGMGVCTVAPGGVTTPHSHEDHEHFYVVRGHGLVEVDGVRTEIGPGDALVVASQQTHHFTNLSATDELEMVSVWSLGPFGANR, via the coding sequence ATGAGCGGCATCCAGATCCAGCGACAGGCCGAGGCCGTCGTCCACGAGGAGTACGGCTGTGCCTTCCGCCGCATCCTGCCCTGGCAGCACACCGGCCCCTCGGACACCGGCATGGGAGTGTGCACCGTGGCACCCGGCGGGGTGACCACCCCGCACTCCCACGAGGACCACGAGCACTTCTACGTGGTGCGCGGCCATGGCCTCGTCGAGGTCGACGGCGTACGCACCGAGATCGGCCCGGGCGACGCCCTGGTGGTGGCCTCGCAGCAGACCCACCACTTCACCAACCTCTCCGCGACCGACGAGCTGGAAATGGTCTCCGTCTGGTCGCTCGGCCCCTTCGGAGCGAACCGATGA
- a CDS encoding WD40 repeat domain-containing protein encodes MTSEEMTSKEMTSSEAASGSARRHRAALDAALRDAVSPQAAVHELLGERQLWWKCCSEAVRTDPSWLYSGAAGELAAWLDATAPDRPSDTVPSDTPASGTPASDAMTSARHAYLLARALSAPEGRAAEHDEALARVRSMWAGSGLLSVQAAPGPVQPSGRGADGLPADAAERLNAVLERIPQLPPPPPGGEGERSPASDGTLMAAVLLMAGCEPRSRPLVQVPVVFGETEHRTEPGATGVLEFREFPAGPPGLYPDPRFMTGLRSSDGQFAVSLGRAWAVAGPGRGSRCVLWRLVMTDRPSPPPRIGGPSLGAAFALGLRELLRYPRTRRPSVAWLRGVFYGLRPRTAVTGALGNGERLTGVSGMESKLLAARRKGLRLVAPAANRPDAAHAPEPADVKFAETLRQADRYARRFRTARLVTALALVAAAVTSGVVVEHRESTARNRLATAHRLADVSENLLQSDVGLAGLFAERAYRQHADPLTRRALFRAVTVSPQLAGSVRAAGTVSAVSASGDGRRAFAGTRGGDVELWALDGGRFKGHHERLGRLPGPVETVASNAGGGIVAAADRRTVKVWAYGETSTVPRLPAGERPTAVAVSPSGRYVAATTTTSEFGLPRTLSVLDRDSGRTRHLKLGDMTSDPSALAFDGDAELVVVEYAHGTWNRISIKRLARTAGSSLSFGTVNAASALAPDGSHISYSNKGSTLPVWPSRGKPDAYDPEREAKTEPGRATALAVSRGGSHVATAIGSTLRVSRTHAPDGKASDPLALPGAGAVTEGALAFVGSGGSRLVSASRDVLTLWDLDQRTRIARVAEVPIRDSCLACEAPRVSVSPDGRDAAVLDSEGTQLSTLRLGVPASDERQRRLPRRAKIPGFAELLWRPDSERLIVVAPDGSAEILARERVWRSVGTWPAVPNPLRLFDPPTLLRFLPGGRKVAEVHASGTVRFRDAESGKVLREVPGPRSMAPTAGSSAELSRTYVALDARAAHAAVIDRPGLDGSGSTRVRVISTESGRIRTIRAADVRGIAYAGDRLLVQRGSDALELWSASGSRRLGTVEGVADPAVGPVTGGELVAGTTSEDRTVRLLDLPSESVLGTLPLPEGNKAESTGIALTTDGTKLVTATEADFSETDAPEPDGPATSDMGQLIEWSLDPRVWIRTVCSSAGRDLRPDDWEQHMGTEVPSSLRCGE; translated from the coding sequence ATGACGTCCGAGGAGATGACGTCCAAGGAAATGACGTCCAGCGAGGCGGCGTCCGGCTCCGCCCGACGGCACCGCGCCGCGCTCGACGCCGCCCTCCGGGACGCGGTGAGCCCGCAGGCCGCGGTGCACGAGCTGCTCGGCGAGCGGCAGTTGTGGTGGAAGTGCTGCAGCGAGGCGGTCCGCACGGACCCCTCCTGGCTGTACTCCGGAGCAGCCGGGGAGCTGGCCGCCTGGCTCGACGCGACAGCCCCGGACCGCCCGTCCGACACTGTTCCTTCCGACACGCCTGCGTCCGGCACGCCTGCGTCCGACGCGATGACGTCCGCCCGCCATGCCTACCTGCTGGCCCGCGCCTTGAGCGCGCCGGAGGGGCGGGCAGCGGAGCACGACGAGGCGCTCGCGCGCGTACGGAGCATGTGGGCCGGCAGCGGCCTGCTGTCCGTCCAGGCTGCGCCCGGTCCCGTGCAGCCGTCCGGTCGGGGAGCCGACGGCCTTCCGGCAGACGCCGCCGAGCGGCTGAACGCGGTCCTCGAACGCATCCCGCAGCTGCCACCGCCACCGCCGGGTGGCGAAGGCGAGCGGTCGCCCGCCTCGGACGGCACGCTGATGGCCGCCGTGCTGCTGATGGCGGGCTGCGAGCCGCGCAGCCGGCCGCTGGTACAAGTGCCGGTGGTGTTCGGCGAGACCGAGCACCGCACCGAGCCCGGCGCGACCGGCGTCCTGGAGTTTCGCGAGTTTCCCGCCGGGCCTCCTGGCCTGTACCCCGATCCCCGGTTCATGACCGGGCTGCGCAGTTCCGACGGCCAGTTCGCGGTCTCCCTCGGCCGGGCGTGGGCCGTGGCGGGGCCCGGCCGCGGCTCGCGCTGTGTGCTGTGGCGCCTCGTCATGACGGACCGCCCCTCTCCTCCCCCGCGGATCGGGGGCCCGTCCCTCGGCGCCGCCTTCGCCCTGGGCCTGCGGGAACTCCTGCGGTACCCCCGGACGCGGCGGCCCAGCGTGGCCTGGCTGCGCGGCGTCTTCTACGGCCTGCGTCCGCGGACCGCGGTAACGGGGGCGCTGGGCAACGGTGAGCGGCTCACCGGCGTCAGCGGCATGGAGAGCAAGCTCCTGGCCGCGCGCCGCAAAGGGCTGCGTCTGGTCGCTCCCGCCGCGAACCGGCCCGACGCCGCCCACGCGCCCGAGCCCGCTGACGTGAAGTTCGCCGAGACGCTCCGTCAGGCCGACCGCTATGCCCGCCGCTTCCGCACGGCCCGCCTCGTCACCGCGCTGGCCCTGGTCGCCGCTGCCGTGACGTCCGGGGTGGTGGTGGAGCACCGGGAGTCCACGGCCCGGAACCGGCTGGCCACCGCTCACCGGCTGGCCGATGTGTCGGAGAACCTCCTGCAGAGCGATGTCGGGCTCGCCGGGCTGTTCGCCGAGCGCGCGTACCGGCAGCACGCCGATCCGCTGACCCGCCGGGCCCTCTTCCGCGCGGTCACCGTGAGCCCTCAGCTGGCCGGAAGCGTGCGGGCCGCCGGGACGGTCTCCGCGGTGTCGGCCTCGGGTGACGGGAGGCGCGCGTTCGCCGGGACCCGGGGCGGCGACGTGGAGCTGTGGGCGCTCGACGGCGGACGGTTCAAGGGCCACCACGAGCGACTGGGCCGCCTTCCCGGCCCGGTGGAGACGGTCGCGTCCAATGCCGGCGGCGGAATCGTCGCGGCGGCCGACCGCCGCACGGTCAAGGTGTGGGCTTACGGGGAGACCTCCACCGTGCCTCGCCTGCCCGCCGGGGAGCGGCCCACGGCGGTGGCGGTCTCACCCTCGGGCCGCTATGTCGCGGCCACCACGACGACTTCGGAGTTCGGCCTCCCGCGCACGCTCTCGGTCCTGGACCGGGACTCGGGGCGGACGAGACACCTGAAGCTCGGCGACATGACGTCGGATCCGTCGGCGCTCGCCTTCGACGGGGACGCGGAGCTGGTGGTCGTCGAGTACGCCCACGGCACCTGGAACCGGATCTCCATCAAGCGGCTGGCCCGCACCGCCGGGAGTTCCCTCAGCTTCGGCACCGTCAACGCGGCCTCCGCACTCGCCCCGGACGGCAGCCACATCAGCTACAGCAACAAGGGCTCCACGCTGCCGGTCTGGCCGTCCCGGGGTAAGCCCGACGCCTACGATCCGGAGCGGGAGGCGAAGACGGAACCGGGCCGTGCGACAGCCCTGGCCGTCAGCCGCGGCGGCTCCCACGTGGCCACGGCCATCGGCTCCACCCTCCGCGTGAGCCGCACACACGCGCCGGACGGGAAGGCGTCCGATCCCCTCGCCCTCCCGGGCGCCGGCGCGGTCACCGAGGGCGCCCTCGCCTTCGTCGGCAGCGGCGGCAGCCGGCTCGTCTCGGCGTCCCGTGACGTACTCACCCTGTGGGACCTGGACCAGCGCACGCGTATCGCGAGGGTCGCCGAAGTCCCGATCCGGGACTCCTGCCTGGCCTGTGAGGCGCCGCGCGTGTCCGTGTCGCCGGACGGGCGCGACGCGGCGGTCCTCGACAGTGAAGGGACGCAGCTGTCCACCCTGAGACTCGGTGTTCCCGCCTCGGACGAGCGGCAGCGGAGGCTGCCTCGCAGGGCGAAGATCCCGGGTTTCGCGGAACTGCTGTGGCGGCCCGACAGCGAGCGGCTGATCGTGGTGGCGCCGGACGGCAGCGCGGAGATCCTGGCGCGGGAACGCGTGTGGCGGTCCGTCGGTACCTGGCCCGCCGTACCGAACCCGCTGCGGCTCTTCGACCCTCCCACGCTGCTGCGGTTCCTGCCCGGCGGCCGGAAGGTGGCCGAGGTGCACGCCTCCGGTACGGTCCGCTTCCGGGACGCGGAGTCCGGAAAGGTGCTGCGCGAGGTGCCGGGCCCGAGATCCATGGCGCCGACGGCCGGCTCCAGCGCCGAGCTGAGCCGCACCTACGTGGCGCTGGACGCGCGGGCCGCGCACGCCGCGGTGATCGACCGGCCGGGCCTCGACGGGAGCGGCAGCACCCGCGTCCGCGTCATCAGCACCGAGTCCGGCCGCATCCGTACGATCCGCGCGGCCGACGTCCGGGGCATCGCCTACGCCGGCGACCGGCTGCTCGTCCAACGCGGCAGTGACGCACTGGAGTTGTGGTCCGCGTCCGGGAGCCGGCGCCTCGGCACGGTCGAGGGCGTGGCCGACCCCGCGGTCGGCCCGGTCACCGGCGGGGAGCTGGTCGCCGGGACGACGTCCGAGGACCGCACCGTCCGCCTCCTCGACCTGCCGTCCGAGAGCGTCCTCGGAACGCTTCCGCTGCCCGAGGGCAACAAGGCGGAGTCGACGGGCATCGCCCTCACGACGGACGGCACGAAGCTCGTCACCGCGACGGAGGCCGACTTCTCGGAGACCGACGCTCCCGAACCCGACGGCCCTGCCACCAGCGACATGGGGCAACTCATCGAATGGAGTCTTGATCCGCGTGTCTGGATCCGCACCGTCTGTTCGTCGGCCGGCAGGGACCTCCGACCCGACGACTGGGAGCAGCACATGGGCACCGAGGTACCGTCGTCGCTGCGCTGCGGGGAGTGA
- a CDS encoding Vgb family protein, with amino-acid sequence MRRGIAAALASAAALALSGCGPGTGHGSERGPSASASHRSPSASASYRGPSAIRLPGNAFLADMVVSDDGTLWVAQGRLSAIAEISPSGKVTQHPLPRGPGFPPYPYDRQESPDGGIWYTAGDQLGRLAPSGRFTWWDGGSYARPNGPGGGDPGFPDALTLGPDNTIWFEHAERGANVMSRADMKRGLRRIGPMKGKFDIPVRGIATGPDGAVWFSQQLQYDEDDRDGVGRLTAEGQYKEWPLPKGTFPQSMVAGPDEALWFTERRGIGRIDTGGRFSHFRVRASEHPGGLVLGPDKALWFTTDHRVGRITTKGRVTLWPVRGAKNLTGIVPAPGGGFWLADRGTDTVRRFTPPPR; translated from the coding sequence GTGCGGCGGGGGATCGCCGCGGCGCTCGCGTCGGCGGCGGCGCTCGCGCTGTCCGGCTGCGGGCCGGGGACCGGCCACGGCAGCGAGCGCGGCCCCTCCGCGTCAGCTTCCCACCGCAGCCCGTCCGCGTCAGCGTCCTACCGCGGTCCATCCGCGATCCGCCTGCCGGGCAACGCCTTCCTCGCTGACATGGTGGTGAGCGACGACGGCACGCTGTGGGTCGCTCAGGGGCGGCTCAGTGCCATCGCGGAGATCTCTCCGTCGGGGAAGGTCACCCAGCATCCGCTCCCCCGCGGCCCCGGCTTCCCGCCCTACCCGTACGACCGCCAGGAATCTCCGGACGGCGGGATCTGGTACACCGCCGGCGACCAGCTGGGACGCCTCGCCCCGTCCGGCAGGTTCACCTGGTGGGACGGCGGTTCCTACGCCCGCCCCAACGGCCCCGGAGGCGGGGACCCCGGCTTCCCCGATGCCCTGACCCTCGGTCCCGACAACACCATCTGGTTCGAGCACGCCGAGCGCGGTGCCAACGTCATGAGCCGCGCCGACATGAAGCGGGGGCTGCGCCGCATCGGGCCGATGAAGGGCAAGTTCGACATCCCCGTACGAGGCATCGCCACGGGGCCGGACGGTGCGGTGTGGTTCTCCCAGCAGCTTCAGTACGACGAGGACGACCGCGACGGCGTCGGACGGCTCACCGCCGAAGGGCAGTACAAGGAGTGGCCGCTGCCCAAGGGAACGTTCCCGCAGAGCATGGTCGCCGGGCCCGACGAGGCGCTGTGGTTCACCGAGCGGCGCGGCATCGGACGCATCGACACCGGCGGCCGCTTCTCCCACTTCCGCGTCCGGGCGTCCGAGCACCCGGGCGGCCTCGTCCTCGGGCCCGACAAGGCCCTCTGGTTCACGACGGACCACCGGGTCGGACGGATCACCACCAAGGGCAGGGTCACACTCTGGCCCGTGCGGGGAGCGAAGAATCTGACCGGCATCGTGCCCGCCCCGGGCGGCGGCTTCTGGCTGGCGGACCGTGGGACCGACACGGTCCGCCGCTTCACACCGCCGCCCCGCTGA